Proteins encoded by one window of Streptomyces sp. LX-29:
- a CDS encoding aminotransferase class I/II-fold pyridoxal phosphate-dependent enzyme has translation MFDDLDPETLRRRTGLKWAAAAPGVLPAWIADMDFPVADPVREVLRRGAEGDLGYPEWDDRPGANPLRELFTERMRQRYDVALDPAHVRVFTELIQTLQAVLHVATRPGDAVAMHTPAYPPFLKTLADMDRRLVPLPMLDGADGWSFDVDRLAADVAEHGCRAIVLVNPHNPTGRALTREELSAIAEIAERHDLLVISDEIHGELVHAPARHIPFTSLGEDVAARTVTLTSASKAFNLAGLRCSVAHIGHAGVRRALDALPPLLFGEVSSLSVLATAAAWRHGDDWLAEVLATLDRNRLLLAESLPQGVRHHTPEATYLAWLDCRGLGLGQDPAAFFLDRAGVMLNSGLDFGPGGEGFARLNFATSGPVLEEILRRLRAAVHA, from the coding sequence ATGTTCGACGACCTCGATCCGGAGACGCTCCGCCGACGCACCGGTCTGAAGTGGGCCGCGGCCGCCCCCGGGGTGCTCCCGGCCTGGATAGCGGACATGGACTTCCCCGTCGCGGATCCGGTGCGAGAGGTGCTGCGTCGCGGCGCGGAGGGCGACCTCGGCTATCCGGAGTGGGACGACCGGCCGGGGGCGAACCCGCTGCGGGAGCTGTTCACCGAGCGGATGCGGCAGCGGTACGACGTCGCCCTCGACCCCGCGCACGTCCGGGTGTTCACCGAGCTGATCCAGACGCTCCAGGCCGTTCTGCACGTCGCCACCCGACCGGGCGACGCCGTGGCGATGCACACGCCCGCGTACCCCCCGTTCCTGAAGACGCTCGCGGACATGGACCGGCGGCTGGTCCCCCTCCCCATGCTCGACGGGGCGGACGGCTGGTCCTTCGACGTCGACCGCCTCGCCGCGGACGTGGCCGAGCACGGCTGCCGGGCGATCGTGCTGGTCAACCCGCACAACCCCACCGGCCGCGCGCTGACGCGCGAGGAGCTTTCCGCGATCGCCGAGATCGCCGAACGGCACGACCTGCTGGTGATCTCCGACGAGATCCACGGGGAGCTCGTCCACGCCCCGGCGCGGCACATCCCGTTCACCTCGCTGGGCGAGGACGTCGCCGCCCGCACCGTCACGCTGACCTCCGCCAGCAAGGCGTTCAACCTCGCCGGGCTGCGCTGCTCGGTGGCCCACATCGGCCATGCCGGAGTCCGCCGGGCGCTGGACGCCCTGCCTCCGCTGCTGTTCGGCGAGGTGAGCTCGCTCAGCGTGCTCGCCACCGCGGCGGCCTGGCGACACGGCGACGACTGGCTGGCCGAGGTGCTCGCGACGCTCGACCGCAACCGCCTGCTGCTCGCCGAGTCGCTGCCGCAGGGGGTCCGTCACCACACCCCCGAGGCGACCTACCTCGCCTGGCTGGACTGCCGTGGCCTGGGCCTGGGCCAGGACCCGGCCGCCTTCTTCCTCGACCGCGCCGGGGTCATGCTCAACAGCGGCCTCGACTTCGGGCCCGGCGGCGAGGGGTTCGCCCGGCTGAACTTCGCCACCTCCGGTCCGGTCCTCGAGGAGATCCTGCGCCGGCTGCGCGCCGCGGTCCACGCGTGA
- a CDS encoding ATP-binding protein, translated as MSEEPPLIQSLRTAVAAAPGDVPLRLHLAELLLDAGRHDAAVVEVAVALQHAPGDPHGRELMARAMGAPAAAPAQPTPPAQRTEPAQPVLPAESSRQAPPAPPVPPSRSAAPGGSESAAPDRPRGGFDWRAAEDEVGDVVPPRYVEAPLAVDCGGDPGAAPARDVAAPGVIRLADVGGMQQVKDRLEAAFLAPMRNPELRRLYGKSLRGGLLMYGPPGCGKTFIARAVAGELGAAFLSVSINDVLDMWIGNSERNMHEVFATARRQAPCVVFLDELDALGAKRGRVQHSGLRTTVNQLLTELDGVHAATNEGVFVLAATNVPWDVDIALRRPGRLDRTLLVLPPDAPAREAILRYHLRDRPIENVDLGRLAKATEGLSGADLAHVCEAAAETALLDSARTGTVRLIGMKDLLGAAKAVVPSTEPWFAAARNVAMFANEGGMYDDLLAYLKKRRKL; from the coding sequence ATGTCCGAGGAACCGCCCCTGATCCAGAGCCTTCGCACGGCCGTCGCCGCCGCGCCCGGTGATGTGCCGCTGCGGCTGCACCTCGCGGAACTCCTGCTGGACGCCGGGCGGCACGACGCGGCCGTGGTGGAGGTGGCCGTCGCGCTCCAGCACGCGCCCGGGGACCCGCACGGCCGGGAGCTGATGGCCCGTGCCATGGGAGCGCCCGCCGCGGCGCCCGCGCAGCCCACGCCACCCGCCCAGCGCACGGAGCCGGCGCAGCCCGTGCTGCCCGCCGAGTCCTCGCGGCAGGCGCCGCCCGCGCCACCCGTGCCGCCTTCGCGGTCCGCGGCGCCCGGTGGGTCGGAGTCCGCCGCGCCCGACCGGCCCCGCGGTGGCTTCGACTGGCGGGCCGCCGAGGACGAGGTCGGCGACGTGGTGCCGCCTCGATACGTCGAGGCCCCGCTCGCCGTCGACTGCGGCGGAGACCCGGGGGCCGCCCCGGCCCGGGACGTGGCCGCGCCCGGCGTCATACGCCTGGCGGACGTCGGCGGCATGCAGCAGGTCAAGGACCGGCTGGAGGCCGCCTTCCTCGCCCCCATGCGCAACCCCGAACTGCGCCGGCTGTACGGCAAGAGCCTGCGCGGCGGGCTGCTGATGTACGGCCCGCCCGGGTGCGGCAAGACGTTCATCGCCCGCGCGGTGGCCGGCGAACTGGGCGCCGCGTTCCTGTCGGTGTCCATCAACGACGTCCTCGACATGTGGATCGGCAACTCCGAGCGCAACATGCACGAGGTCTTCGCCACCGCCCGCCGGCAAGCCCCCTGTGTCGTCTTCCTCGACGAGCTGGACGCCCTCGGCGCCAAGCGTGGCCGCGTCCAGCACAGCGGCCTGCGCACCACCGTCAACCAGCTGCTCACGGAGCTGGACGGCGTCCACGCCGCGACCAACGAGGGGGTCTTCGTCCTGGCGGCCACCAACGTCCCCTGGGACGTGGACATCGCCCTGCGCCGCCCCGGCCGCCTCGACCGCACCCTCCTCGTGCTGCCGCCCGACGCGCCCGCGCGCGAGGCGATCCTCCGCTACCACCTGCGCGACCGGCCCATCGAGAACGTCGACCTGGGCCGGCTCGCCAAGGCCACCGAGGGCCTCTCGGGCGCCGACCTGGCCCATGTGTGCGAGGCCGCGGCCGAGACCGCGCTGCTCGACTCGGCGCGCACCGGCACCGTCCGGCTGATCGGCATGAAGGACCTGCTCGGCGCGGCAAAGGCCGTCGTCCCCTCCACCGAGCCGTGGTTCGCGGCCGCGCGCAACGTGGCGATGTTCGCGAACGAGGGCGGCATGTACGACGACCTGCTCGCCTACCTGAAGAAGAGGCGCAAACTGTGA
- a CDS encoding deoxyribodipyrimidine photo-lyase — translation MSVAVVLFTSDLRLHDHPPLRAALSACERVVPLFVRDERIAAAGFDAPNRRAFLADCLRDLDAGLRARGGRLVVRSGDVTARLRQVAQETDAAEVHLAAGVSGYAQARERRLRAALERDGRALRVHDAVVTALAPGAVVPAGSDHFAVFTPYLRRWSHERIRDPLGAPRVVRVPDGLPSEEIPSRDQVDGVSEGLALGGEKEGRRLLGAWLRGGISRYEDLHDDLAGDATSRLSPHLHFGTVSAAELVHRARSASGPGPEAFVRQVCWRDFHHQVLAARPAAAADDYRARGDHWRAEDEAGDEIEAWRSGRTGYPVVDAAMRQLRHEGWMHNRARLLAASFLTKTLYVDWRIGARHFLDLLVDGDIANNQLNWQWVAGTGTDTRPNRVLNPVRQALRHDPDGAYVRRWVPELAGLEGPAVHQPWKLPAAERARYDYPEPVVDLAEGLARFTQARGAGARSAD, via the coding sequence ATGAGCGTCGCCGTCGTGCTGTTCACCTCCGACCTGCGGCTGCACGACCATCCGCCGCTGCGCGCGGCGCTGTCCGCGTGCGAGCGGGTGGTGCCCCTGTTCGTACGGGACGAGCGCATCGCGGCCGCGGGGTTCGACGCCCCCAACCGGCGGGCCTTCCTCGCCGACTGTCTGAGAGACCTCGACGCCGGACTGCGGGCCCGCGGCGGCCGGCTGGTCGTCCGTTCCGGCGACGTCACGGCCCGACTCCGCCAGGTGGCACAGGAGACGGACGCCGCCGAGGTGCACCTGGCCGCCGGCGTCAGCGGCTACGCGCAGGCGCGGGAGCGGCGGCTGCGCGCGGCCCTGGAGCGGGACGGCCGCGCGCTGCGGGTCCACGACGCCGTGGTGACCGCGCTGGCCCCCGGCGCCGTCGTCCCCGCGGGGTCCGACCACTTCGCTGTGTTCACCCCGTACCTCCGCCGCTGGTCGCACGAGCGGATCCGGGACCCGCTCGGCGCGCCGCGCGTGGTCCGCGTGCCGGACGGCCTCCCCTCCGAGGAGATCCCCTCCCGCGACCAGGTCGACGGGGTCTCGGAGGGCCTCGCACTCGGTGGCGAGAAGGAGGGACGACGGCTGCTCGGCGCCTGGCTGCGCGGCGGGATCTCACGGTACGAGGACCTGCACGACGATCTCGCCGGCGACGCGACCTCGCGCCTCTCGCCACACCTGCACTTCGGCACGGTCTCGGCCGCGGAGCTCGTCCACCGCGCCCGCTCGGCGAGCGGCCCGGGGCCCGAGGCGTTCGTACGCCAGGTGTGCTGGCGCGACTTCCACCACCAGGTGCTGGCCGCACGGCCCGCGGCGGCCGCCGACGACTACCGCGCCCGGGGCGACCACTGGCGCGCCGAGGACGAGGCCGGGGACGAGATCGAGGCGTGGCGGAGCGGCCGCACGGGCTACCCGGTCGTGGACGCCGCCATGCGCCAGCTGCGCCACGAGGGTTGGATGCACAACCGGGCCCGGCTGCTCGCCGCGAGCTTCCTCACCAAGACGCTCTACGTCGACTGGCGCATCGGCGCCCGACACTTCCTGGACCTGCTGGTCGACGGGGACATCGCGAACAACCAGCTCAACTGGCAGTGGGTGGCGGGCACCGGCACCGACACCCGCCCCAACCGCGTGCTCAACCCGGTGCGCCAGGCCCTGCGCCACGACCCGGACGGCGCGTACGTGCGGCGCTGGGTGCCCGAGCTCGCGGGCCTCGAAGGGCCCGCCGTCCACCAGCCGTGGAAGCTGCCGGCCGCGGAGCGCGCGCGATACGACTACCCGGAGCCGGTGGTCGACCTGGCCGAAGGGCTGGCGCGCTTCACCCAAGCCCGCGGGGCCGGCGCGCGGAGCGCGGACTAG
- a CDS encoding aldo/keto reductase — protein sequence MPTLGLGLAAVGRPAYITGGRAADLPDRSPDALRRRCHDLLDLACRLGVRHIDVARSYGRSEEFVADWLRERPEVPRDLFVASKWGYTYTGGWSLTADKHEVKDHSLAAFLRQREETRALLGDRLDIYRIHSLTPDSPALTDTALHRALAELAAEGVRIGISTSGPRQADALRAALEVTVDGAPLFSSVQSTWNPLEPSVAPALAEAHAAGWLVVVKEGVANGRLVGAEAPETLRRIAAELDAGTDAVALAAAFHQPWTDVVLSGAATETQLTSNATAASLTLTERHLAALAELAEPAETYWRTRSSRAWS from the coding sequence ATGCCCACACTCGGCCTCGGCCTCGCAGCCGTCGGCAGGCCCGCCTACATCACCGGCGGCCGCGCCGCGGATCTCCCCGACCGCTCCCCGGACGCCCTGCGCCGGCGCTGTCACGATCTGCTGGACCTCGCCTGCCGCCTCGGCGTGCGCCACATCGACGTGGCCCGTTCCTACGGCCGGTCAGAGGAGTTCGTGGCGGACTGGCTTCGGGAGCGCCCAGAGGTGCCGAGGGACCTGTTCGTCGCCAGCAAGTGGGGATACACGTACACCGGCGGCTGGTCGTTGACCGCGGACAAGCACGAGGTCAAGGATCACAGTCTCGCCGCCTTCCTGCGACAGCGCGAGGAGACCAGGGCCCTCCTCGGCGACCGCCTGGACATCTACCGGATCCACTCGCTCACCCCGGACAGCCCCGCGCTCACCGACACCGCCCTGCACCGCGCCCTGGCCGAGCTCGCCGCGGAGGGCGTGCGCATCGGCATCTCCACCAGCGGCCCCCGGCAGGCCGACGCCCTCCGCGCCGCGCTGGAGGTGACCGTGGACGGGGCGCCGCTGTTCAGCTCCGTGCAGTCCACCTGGAACCCCCTCGAACCGTCCGTCGCGCCGGCGCTCGCCGAAGCCCATGCCGCCGGCTGGCTGGTCGTCGTCAAGGAGGGGGTGGCCAACGGGCGCCTGGTCGGCGCGGAGGCCCCCGAGACGCTGCGCCGGATCGCCGCCGAGCTGGACGCCGGCACCGACGCGGTCGCGCTGGCCGCGGCGTTCCACCAGCCCTGGACGGACGTGGTCCTCTCCGGGGCCGCCACCGAGACCCAGCTGACCTCCAACGCCACCGCCGCCTCCCTGACCCTGACCGAACGACACCTCGCCGCCCTCGCGGAGCTGGCCGAGCCGGCCGAGACGTACTGGCGTACCCGGTCCTCCCGCGCCTGGTCCTGA
- a CDS encoding LysE/ArgO family amino acid transporter — MTQGIFPAAAAGFGTGLSLIVAIGAQNAFVLRQGARRQAVLAVVGICAVSDAVLIALGVAGVGSVVTAWPAAITAVGLAGGAFLLCYGALAARRVLRPTPDASLSAGGDAAGSVGKAVLTCLVMTWLNPHVYLDTVLLLGSVASHHGSLRWAFGVGAAVASLAWFSSLGYGARLLSGVLARPAAWRVLDGVVAATMITMGAMLVLGA, encoded by the coding sequence ATGACCCAAGGCATCTTCCCGGCGGCGGCCGCCGGATTCGGCACCGGACTCTCCCTGATCGTGGCCATCGGCGCGCAGAACGCCTTCGTGCTGCGCCAGGGGGCGCGTCGCCAGGCCGTCCTCGCGGTGGTCGGCATCTGTGCCGTCTCCGACGCGGTACTCATCGCGCTCGGCGTCGCCGGCGTGGGGAGCGTCGTCACCGCGTGGCCGGCGGCCATCACGGCGGTCGGCCTGGCCGGCGGAGCCTTCCTCCTCTGCTACGGGGCGCTCGCCGCACGCCGCGTGCTGCGGCCCACGCCCGACGCGAGTCTCTCGGCGGGGGGCGACGCGGCCGGTTCCGTCGGGAAGGCCGTGCTGACCTGTCTGGTCATGACCTGGCTCAACCCGCATGTCTACCTGGACACCGTGCTCCTGCTCGGCTCCGTCGCCTCCCACCACGGATCCCTGCGGTGGGCCTTCGGAGTCGGCGCCGCCGTCGCGAGCCTGGCCTGGTTCAGCTCGCTCGGCTACGGGGCCCGGCTGCTCAGCGGCGTGCTGGCGCGCCCCGCCGCCTGGCGGGTGCTGGACGGCGTGGTCGCCGCCACCATGATCACGATGGGCGCGATGCTGGTGCTGGGGGCCTGA
- a CDS encoding dihydroxyacetone kinase family protein gives MSYFLPETDPVLTAARGLALAHPGMVEVHTGPLYLRARAPHPDRRVGLVSGGGSGHEPLHTGLLGRGGLDAVCPGEIFASPHNRQIYEASVAAAGPDGVLLIVKNYTGDVINFQIAAERLRHDGIPVATVLVDDDLSTDAADSATGRRGTAATVVVEKLLGAAADQGASLEELAALGAEIVARSRSIAVAARAQTSPTTGNPAFTLNPGTLDYGVGIHGERGTRTIAHPPIDELVRRMTDDLLDALPAGPAEVLAVVNGLGATTSLELHAIGTLLNEQLLARDLRPVAIVPGTYTAALDMSGFSLTLTRLEEGWAELWTAPTETPLVLPNLTLAADQATPPAAPRQTVTRAAAPRAEGGRAVLDRFALIVTQVRDNLTRLDQLVGDGDFGDNLAGGVRRAVKLADEDGGDGLDALAEAFLNDVGGTSGPLFGLLFQHLASVSPAGDEAPSREALAGAVAAGLAAVHRVGGANPGDCTLVDALAPTAEALADTTREESVEAPFTEAAQAAIRGALATASLRPRRGRASYVGDHAIGVPDPGALAVALLFVAIADVHEPTMATRLPAPGYITLH, from the coding sequence ATGAGCTACTTCCTGCCGGAGACCGACCCCGTCCTGACCGCCGCCCGCGGTCTGGCCCTCGCGCACCCCGGCATGGTCGAGGTGCACACCGGACCGCTCTACCTGCGGGCCCGGGCGCCGCACCCGGACCGCAGGGTCGGCCTGGTCTCCGGCGGCGGCTCCGGCCACGAGCCCCTGCACACCGGGCTCCTCGGGCGCGGCGGCCTGGACGCCGTCTGTCCCGGCGAGATCTTCGCCTCCCCGCACAACCGCCAGATCTACGAGGCGAGCGTGGCGGCCGCCGGCCCCGACGGCGTCCTGCTCATCGTCAAGAACTACACCGGCGACGTGATCAACTTTCAGATCGCCGCCGAGCGGCTCCGGCACGACGGGATCCCCGTCGCCACGGTCCTCGTCGACGACGACCTGTCCACCGACGCCGCCGACAGCGCGACCGGCCGTCGCGGCACCGCTGCCACCGTGGTGGTGGAGAAGCTGCTCGGCGCCGCCGCCGACCAGGGCGCCTCGCTGGAGGAGCTCGCCGCCCTCGGCGCCGAGATCGTGGCCCGGTCCCGCAGCATCGCCGTCGCCGCCCGCGCCCAGACCTCGCCGACGACCGGGAACCCGGCGTTCACCCTGAACCCCGGCACCCTCGACTACGGGGTGGGCATCCACGGCGAGCGCGGCACCCGCACCATCGCCCACCCGCCGATCGACGAGCTGGTCCGGCGGATGACCGACGACCTCCTCGACGCGCTGCCCGCCGGGCCCGCCGAGGTGCTCGCGGTGGTCAACGGGCTCGGCGCCACGACCAGCCTGGAGCTCCACGCCATCGGCACCCTGCTCAACGAGCAACTGCTGGCCCGGGACCTGCGGCCGGTGGCCATCGTGCCCGGCACGTACACCGCCGCGCTGGACATGTCGGGGTTCTCGCTCACCCTCACCCGGCTGGAGGAGGGCTGGGCCGAGCTGTGGACCGCCCCCACCGAGACCCCGCTGGTCCTGCCGAACCTCACCCTCGCCGCGGACCAGGCCACCCCGCCGGCCGCGCCCCGGCAGACCGTCACCCGCGCGGCCGCTCCGCGCGCCGAAGGCGGCCGGGCGGTCCTCGACCGCTTCGCGCTCATCGTCACCCAGGTGCGCGACAACCTCACCCGGCTCGACCAGCTCGTGGGCGACGGCGACTTCGGGGACAACCTCGCCGGCGGCGTACGACGCGCCGTGAAGCTGGCCGACGAGGACGGAGGCGACGGCCTGGACGCCCTCGCCGAGGCGTTCCTCAACGACGTCGGCGGCACCAGCGGCCCCCTGTTCGGGCTGCTCTTCCAGCACCTCGCCTCGGTGTCGCCGGCGGGCGACGAGGCGCCCTCCCGCGAGGCGCTGGCCGGGGCCGTCGCGGCCGGGCTCGCCGCCGTACACCGGGTCGGCGGCGCCAACCCCGGCGACTGCACCCTGGTCGACGCCCTCGCGCCCACCGCCGAGGCGCTGGCCGACACCACCCGGGAGGAGTCCGTCGAGGCGCCCTTCACCGAGGCGGCGCAGGCCGCCATCCGCGGCGCCCTGGCCACCGCCTCCCTGCGCCCCCGGCGCGGCCGCGCCAGCTACGTCGGCGACCACGCCATCGGCGTCCCGGACCCCGGCGCCCTCGCCGTCGCCCTCCTCTTCGTCGCGATCGCCGACGTCCACGAGCCGACCATGGCCACGCGGCTGCCGGCGCCGGGGTACATCACCCTGCACTGA
- a CDS encoding tetratricopeptide repeat protein, protein MTLHPAVDQADALIDLKRYEQARRMLAGHLAEDTEDVRAWVKLGRCHLAEGNAEQSLAALDQALRIAPEDVGALHMRAHALRRADHLDKGTRWQQAEASLRVALRVEPQSGAVHALLGELLAYYPHRHAEALHLAREAVRLDPEDVRGYEALWTAAAAANDVETFRWALREVLRIDPANPRALLLVTEQEAHQPGTTATQAAEKYADALAVVPDSPGLRQDLDQATYRLLRGVRWLALVCVAAAGVMVDLFPQDGEAPRELPVPLGNRLWALVPMAALWGFVAWRRYRGLRTGVRLTVWSLARRGRWARVVIAQAGWAMLCSLLISQVPWTERTVPQILFWAGLLPTLATIWFDHKKRA, encoded by the coding sequence GTGACCCTCCACCCCGCCGTCGACCAGGCCGACGCGCTCATCGACCTGAAGCGGTACGAGCAGGCCCGCCGCATGCTGGCCGGCCACCTCGCCGAGGACACCGAGGACGTCCGCGCCTGGGTGAAGCTCGGCCGCTGCCACCTGGCCGAGGGGAACGCCGAACAGTCGCTCGCCGCGCTCGACCAGGCGCTCCGGATAGCCCCCGAGGACGTCGGCGCGCTGCACATGCGCGCCCACGCGCTGCGGCGCGCGGACCACCTGGACAAGGGGACGCGCTGGCAGCAGGCGGAGGCGTCGCTGCGGGTGGCACTCCGCGTCGAGCCGCAGAGCGGCGCCGTGCACGCGCTGCTCGGCGAGCTCCTGGCGTACTACCCGCACCGCCACGCGGAGGCCCTGCACCTGGCCAGGGAGGCGGTGCGGCTCGACCCCGAGGACGTACGGGGGTACGAGGCGCTGTGGACGGCGGCCGCCGCGGCAAACGACGTCGAGACGTTCCGGTGGGCGTTGCGCGAGGTGCTCCGGATCGACCCCGCCAACCCCAGGGCCCTCCTCCTGGTGACCGAGCAGGAGGCCCACCAGCCGGGCACCACGGCCACGCAGGCCGCGGAGAAGTACGCCGACGCGCTCGCCGTCGTCCCCGACAGCCCCGGCCTCCGGCAGGACCTCGACCAGGCCACCTACCGCCTGCTGCGCGGGGTCCGCTGGCTGGCCCTGGTCTGCGTGGCGGCCGCGGGCGTCATGGTCGACCTGTTTCCCCAGGACGGCGAGGCGCCGAGGGAGCTGCCGGTGCCGCTCGGCAACCGGCTCTGGGCGCTCGTCCCCATGGCCGCTCTCTGGGGCTTCGTCGCCTGGCGCCGCTACCGCGGGCTGCGCACCGGGGTCCGGCTGACCGTGTGGTCCCTGGCCCGCCGCGGCCGGTGGGCCCGCGTCGTCATCGCCCAGGCGGGCTGGGCCATGCTCTGCTCGCTGCTGATCTCGCAGGTGCCGTGGACGGAGCGCACCGTGCCGCAGATCCTCTTCTGGGCCGGCCTCCTGCCCACGCTGGCCACGATCTGGTTCGACCACAAGAAGAGGGCCTGA
- a CDS encoding LysR family transcriptional regulator ArgP, with the protein MEELPLEQVRTLLAAVDEGTFDAAAAALHVTPSAVSQRVKALEQRTGRVLLMRTKPVRPTESGEVVVRFARQLARLERDARAELGIADDRGPARLPIAVNADSLATWFLPALARVPQDPPICFELHREDETHTTALLREGKVMAAVTSSPDPVAGCTVRRLGLARYLPVADPGFAARHLTGPLERDLREAPVIVFDRRDDLQDAFVRSLTGDGTGASRARHHIPTSEGYCDAVVAGLGWGLVPEPQAVPLLRSGALTLLAPDRPLDVPLFWQQWKLDSPALAVAAAAIAEAAAEALLTPG; encoded by the coding sequence ATGGAAGAGCTTCCCCTTGAGCAGGTCCGGACGCTGCTCGCGGCGGTGGACGAAGGCACTTTCGACGCGGCGGCGGCCGCCTTGCATGTGACGCCCTCGGCGGTCAGCCAGCGCGTCAAGGCGCTGGAGCAGCGCACCGGACGAGTGCTGCTGATGCGCACCAAGCCGGTGCGCCCCACCGAGTCGGGCGAGGTCGTCGTGCGCTTCGCACGCCAGCTGGCCCGCCTGGAGCGCGACGCGCGCGCCGAACTGGGCATCGCCGACGACCGTGGCCCGGCACGGCTGCCCATCGCGGTGAACGCGGACTCCCTCGCCACCTGGTTCCTGCCGGCGCTGGCCCGGGTGCCCCAGGACCCCCCGATCTGCTTCGAGCTGCACCGCGAGGACGAGACCCACACCACCGCGCTGCTGCGCGAGGGGAAGGTGATGGCCGCGGTCACCTCGTCGCCCGACCCGGTGGCCGGCTGCACGGTGCGCCGTCTCGGCCTCGCCCGCTACCTCCCGGTGGCCGACCCCGGCTTCGCGGCCCGTCATCTGACCGGGCCGCTGGAGCGCGACCTGCGGGAGGCGCCGGTCATCGTCTTCGACCGCCGCGACGACCTCCAGGACGCGTTCGTCCGCTCCCTCACCGGCGACGGCACCGGCGCCAGCCGCGCCCGCCATCACATCCCCACCTCGGAGGGGTACTGCGACGCCGTCGTCGCCGGCCTCGGGTGGGGCCTGGTCCCCGAACCGCAGGCCGTCCCACTGCTCCGCTCCGGGGCCCTCACCCTCCTCGCCCCGGACCGCCCGCTCGACGTCCCCCTCTTCTGGCAGCAGTGGAAGCTCGACTCTCCCGCCCTGGCCGTCGCGGCGGCCGCGATCGCCGAGGCCGCGGCGGAGGCGCTGCTGACGCCGGGCTGA
- a CDS encoding SDR family oxidoreductase: MSDPGDGDPGDGDPGDGRDEPGPDGAERDRHGADPGPDGAEPDRDGSARAPDGAASGPRCLVTGATGYIGGRLVPELLAAGYRVRCLARSPERLRDHPWAGDVEVVRGDVTDPESVGRALHGIDVAYYLVHALRSGRDFEETDRRAARIFTEQARAAGVRRIVYLGGLTPVDVPERELSPHLRSRAEVGEIFLSAGVPATVLRAAVIIGSGSASFEMLRYLTERLPVMVTPSWVRTRIQPIAVRDVLRYLVGSARMPDDVNRAFDIGGPDVMTYEQMMRRYAAVARLAHRFILRVPMLTPRLSSLWIGLVTPVPPALARPLAESLRHEVVCREHDIARYVPGPPGTPIPFDDALRLALQRVRDAQVATRWSSASLPGAPSDPLPTDPDWAGGSLYTDRRTRAVDASPEALWRVIEGIGGDNGWYSFPLAWAVRGWLDRFVGGVGLRRGRRDAARLRVGDSLDFWRVEEIEPGRLLRLRAEMRLPGLAWLEMRADRDDAGRARYRQRALFHPHGLLGHLYWWSVSPFHAVVFGGMARNIAQAAARADAARTDAARRGGAASGG, translated from the coding sequence ATGAGCGATCCGGGAGACGGCGATCCGGGAGACGGCGATCCGGGAGACGGCCGGGACGAGCCCGGTCCGGACGGCGCCGAGCGTGACCGGCATGGCGCCGACCCCGGCCCCGACGGCGCCGAGCCCGACCGGGACGGCTCGGCGCGAGCCCCGGATGGGGCCGCGTCCGGGCCGCGTTGCCTGGTGACGGGCGCCACGGGCTACATCGGGGGTCGGTTGGTGCCGGAGCTGCTGGCCGCCGGGTACCGGGTGCGCTGCCTGGCCCGGTCCCCGGAGCGGCTGCGCGACCACCCCTGGGCGGGGGACGTGGAGGTGGTCCGTGGCGACGTGACGGACCCCGAGTCGGTGGGGCGGGCGCTGCACGGCATCGACGTGGCGTACTACCTCGTCCACGCGCTCCGCTCGGGGCGCGACTTCGAGGAGACCGACCGCAGGGCCGCGCGGATCTTCACCGAGCAGGCCCGCGCCGCCGGCGTACGACGCATCGTCTACCTGGGCGGACTGACCCCGGTCGACGTACCGGAAAGGGAGCTGTCGCCCCACCTGCGCTCGCGTGCCGAGGTGGGGGAGATCTTCCTCAGCGCGGGCGTGCCGGCGACGGTACTGCGCGCCGCGGTGATCATCGGCTCCGGCTCCGCCTCCTTCGAGATGCTGCGCTACCTCACCGAGCGGCTCCCGGTGATGGTCACGCCCAGCTGGGTCAGGACCCGGATCCAGCCGATCGCGGTCCGGGACGTGCTGCGCTACCTGGTCGGCAGCGCGAGGATGCCCGACGACGTCAACCGCGCCTTCGACATCGGCGGGCCCGACGTCATGACGTACGAGCAGATGATGCGGCGGTACGCCGCGGTGGCCCGGCTGGCCCACCGCTTCATCCTGCGCGTGCCGATGCTGACGCCCCGTCTCTCCAGCCTCTGGATCGGACTGGTCACCCCCGTTCCGCCGGCCCTCGCCCGGCCGCTGGCCGAGTCGTTGCGCCATGAGGTGGTCTGCCGGGAGCACGACATCGCGCGGTATGTGCCGGGTCCGCCCGGCACCCCGATCCCCTTCGACGACGCGCTCCGCCTGGCCCTCCAGCGGGTGCGTGACGCCCAGGTCGCCACCCGCTGGTCCTCCGCCTCCCTGCCCGGCGCGCCGAGCGACCCGCTGCCCACCGACCCGGACTGGGCCGGCGGCAGCCTGTACACCGACCGGCGCACCCGGGCCGTCGACGCCTCGCCGGAGGCGCTGTGGCGGGTGATCGAGGGCATCGGCGGCGACAACGGCTGGTACTCCTTTCCGCTCGCCTGGGCCGTACGGGGCTGGCTCGACCGGTTCGTCGGCGGGGTCGGACTCCGTCGCGGCCGCCGGGACGCCGCACGGCTGCGGGTCGGGGACTCGCTGGACTTCTGGCGCGTGGAGGAGATCGAGCCCGGCCGGCTGCTGCGGCTGCGCGCCGAGATGCGCCTCCCCGGCCTCGCCTGGCTGGAGATGCGCGCCGACCGCGACGACGCCGGCCGGGCCCGCTACCGCCAGCGGGCGCTGTTCCACCCGCACGGCCTGCTGGGCCACCTCTACTGGTGGAGCGTGTCCCCCTTCCACGCGGTGGTCTTCGGCGGCATGGCGCGCAACATCGCCCAGGCCGCGGCCCGCGCGGACGCCGCCCGTACGGACGCCGCCCGTAGGGGCGGTGCCGCGAGCGGGGGCTGA